A DNA window from Streptomyces parvus contains the following coding sequences:
- a CDS encoding long-chain fatty acid--CoA ligase codes for MREFSLPALYEVPTDGNLTDLIRRNAAQHPEVAVMSRKVAGVWTDVGATQFLAEVRAAAKGLIASGVQPGDRVALMSRTRFEWVLLDFAIWSAGAVTVPVYETSSAEQVQWILGDSGAVAVLVESEAHAAAVASVRDSLPELAHVWRIDAGAVEALGKAGAEVSEETMDLRMVSAKADDPATIVYTSGTTGRPKGCVLTHRSFFAECGNVVERLKPLFRTGECSVLLFLPAAHVFGRLVEVASVMAPIKLGCVPDIKNLTDELASFRPTLILGVPRVFEKVYNAARAKAQADGKGKIFDRAADTAIAYSRALSTPQGPALGLRLKHKLFDKLVFGKLRAVLGGRGEYAISGGAPLGERLGHFYRGIGFTVLEGYGLTESCAATAFNPWDRPKIGTVGQPLPGSVVRIADDGEVLLHGEHLFTGYWNNEAASADALADGWFHTGDIGTLDEDGYLAITGRKKEIIVTAGGKNVAPAVIEDRIRAHALVAECMVVGDGRPFVGALVTLDEEFLSRWAEENGKPAGSTALSLREDAELLAEVQRAVDDGNAAVSKAESVRKFRILPSQFTEEAGHITPSLKLKRNVVAKDFADEVESIYRA; via the coding sequence TTGCGCGAGTTCAGCCTTCCGGCCCTGTACGAGGTCCCGACGGACGGCAACCTGACGGATCTCATCCGCCGCAATGCCGCTCAGCATCCCGAAGTCGCGGTGATGAGCCGCAAGGTGGCCGGCGTCTGGACGGACGTCGGCGCCACCCAGTTCCTGGCCGAGGTGAGAGCCGCCGCCAAAGGGCTGATCGCCTCGGGCGTGCAGCCCGGCGACCGGGTCGCCCTGATGTCGCGCACCCGTTTCGAGTGGGTGCTGCTGGACTTCGCGATCTGGAGCGCTGGCGCGGTGACCGTGCCGGTGTACGAGACCAGCTCCGCCGAGCAGGTGCAGTGGATCCTCGGTGACTCCGGGGCGGTGGCGGTGCTCGTGGAGAGCGAAGCGCACGCCGCGGCCGTGGCCTCCGTACGGGACTCCCTGCCGGAGCTGGCGCATGTCTGGCGGATCGACGCGGGCGCGGTGGAGGCGCTCGGCAAGGCGGGTGCCGAGGTCTCCGAGGAGACCATGGACCTGCGGATGGTCAGCGCCAAGGCGGACGACCCGGCGACGATCGTCTACACCTCGGGCACCACGGGCCGCCCCAAGGGCTGTGTGCTCACCCACCGCAGCTTCTTCGCGGAGTGCGGCAACGTGGTGGAGCGGCTGAAGCCGCTGTTCCGTACGGGCGAGTGCTCGGTGCTGCTGTTCCTGCCCGCCGCGCACGTCTTCGGCCGGCTGGTCGAGGTGGCCTCGGTGATGGCCCCGATCAAGCTCGGCTGCGTCCCGGACATCAAGAACCTCACCGACGAGCTGGCCTCGTTCCGGCCGACGCTGATCCTGGGCGTGCCCCGGGTCTTCGAGAAGGTCTACAACGCGGCCCGCGCCAAGGCGCAGGCGGACGGCAAGGGCAAGATCTTCGACCGGGCCGCCGACACGGCGATCGCCTACAGCCGGGCGCTGAGCACTCCGCAGGGCCCGGCGCTGGGTCTGAGGCTCAAGCACAAGCTCTTCGACAAGCTGGTCTTCGGCAAGCTCCGCGCGGTCCTCGGCGGCCGGGGCGAGTACGCGATCTCCGGCGGCGCGCCGCTGGGCGAGCGGCTCGGCCACTTCTACCGGGGCATCGGCTTCACGGTCCTGGAGGGCTACGGCCTGACCGAATCGTGCGCGGCCACCGCGTTCAACCCGTGGGACCGGCCGAAGATCGGCACGGTCGGCCAGCCGCTGCCCGGCTCGGTCGTGCGGATCGCGGACGACGGGGAGGTGCTGCTGCACGGCGAGCACCTGTTCACCGGTTACTGGAACAACGAGGCGGCCTCCGCCGATGCGCTGGCCGACGGGTGGTTCCACACCGGGGACATCGGCACGCTCGACGAGGACGGCTACCTCGCGATCACCGGTCGCAAGAAGGAGATCATCGTGACGGCGGGCGGCAAGAACGTCGCTCCGGCCGTCATCGAGGACCGGATCCGCGCGCACGCGCTGGTCGCCGAGTGCATGGTGGTCGGCGACGGCCGCCCGTTCGTCGGCGCGCTGGTCACCCTCGACGAGGAGTTCCTGAGCCGTTGGGCCGAGGAGAACGGCAAGCCGGCCGGCTCGACGGCCCTGTCGCTGCGCGAGGACGCGGAGCTCCTGGCCGAGGTGCAGCGGGCGGTGGACGACGGCAACGCGGCGGTCTCCAAGGCGGAGTCGGTGCGCAAGTTCCGTATTCTCCCGTCCCAGTTCACCGAGGAGGCGGGCCACATCACCCCGTCGCTGAAGCTCAAGCGGAACGTGGTGGCGAAGGACTTCGCGGACGAGGTGGAGTCGATCTACCGCGCCTGA
- a CDS encoding endonuclease/exonuclease/phosphatase family protein: MVLTPLPDSRTEPDGSAVIRVLSYNVRSLHDDTAALARVIRACAPDLVLVQEAPRFFRWRKAAARLARSSDLVVLSGGATAAGPLLLCSLRARVERTEDVLLPRTPGLHRRGFATAVVRIAGARLGVLSCHLSLQRDERLAQAGLLLERLASMGVEHAVAGGDLNDVPTGKAFRYLAGPLQDCRAVAPWGGELTFPPGEPRKRIDAVFATPGIEVLGCGVPSGLPGVGEGDLRAATDHLPVLAALRVPAAR; the protein is encoded by the coding sequence ATGGTCCTGACGCCCCTGCCCGACTCCCGTACCGAGCCGGACGGTTCAGCCGTCATCAGAGTGCTGAGCTACAACGTCCGTTCCCTGCACGACGACACCGCGGCCCTGGCCCGCGTCATCCGCGCCTGCGCGCCCGATCTGGTCCTCGTCCAGGAGGCCCCGCGCTTCTTCCGCTGGCGCAAGGCCGCGGCCCGGCTGGCCAGGAGCAGCGACCTGGTGGTGCTGAGCGGCGGGGCCACCGCCGCCGGGCCCCTGCTCCTGTGCTCGCTGCGGGCGAGGGTCGAGCGCACCGAGGACGTCCTCCTGCCCCGCACCCCCGGCCTGCACCGCCGGGGCTTCGCCACCGCCGTCGTGCGGATCGCCGGGGCCCGGCTCGGGGTGCTGAGCTGCCATCTGAGCCTCCAGCGCGACGAACGCCTCGCCCAGGCGGGCCTGCTGCTGGAGCGGCTGGCCTCGATGGGCGTGGAGCACGCGGTGGCGGGCGGCGACCTCAACGACGTACCGACGGGGAAGGCGTTCCGGTATCTGGCCGGGCCGCTCCAGGACTGCCGGGCCGTCGCCCCGTGGGGCGGCGAGCTGACGTTCCCGCCCGGTGAACCCCGTAAGCGCATCGACGCGGTCTTCGCGACCCCGGGCATCGAGGTGCTCGGCTGCGGGGTGCCGAGCGGGCTGCCCGGGGTGGGCGAGGGCGACCTGAGGGCGGCCACGGACCATCTGCCGGTCCTGGCCGCCCTCAGAGTGCCTGCCGCGAGGTGA
- a CDS encoding DUF5304 domain-containing protein — protein MSEATDRPVDGDAWADACAEDLAAEKARRRAQYGPQPGSAAEELRKLVDAVADKVSSLQTPLFGVAAQGAVQQAIRQAKSAVEPVIERNPQVFDHLAAAGNELLAAYRSAVEGQESRWTRTAEGASGTAGPSKEAADDPSDPRDDGPSGTERIDLD, from the coding sequence ATGAGTGAAGCCACCGATCGTCCCGTCGACGGCGACGCGTGGGCCGACGCCTGCGCCGAGGACCTCGCGGCCGAGAAGGCCCGCCGCCGCGCGCAGTACGGCCCGCAGCCCGGATCCGCCGCCGAGGAACTGCGCAAGCTGGTCGACGCCGTCGCCGACAAGGTCTCCTCGCTCCAGACCCCGCTGTTCGGCGTCGCCGCCCAGGGCGCGGTCCAGCAGGCCATCCGGCAGGCGAAGTCCGCCGTGGAACCCGTCATCGAACGCAACCCCCAGGTCTTCGACCACCTCGCCGCCGCGGGCAACGAACTGCTGGCCGCCTACCGCTCCGCGGTGGAGGGCCAGGAGAGCCGCTGGACCCGCACCGCCGAGGGCGCATCGGGCACCGCGGGCCCCTCGAAGGAGGCCGCCGACGACCCGTCCGACCCCCGGGACGACGGCCCTTCCGGCACCGAACGCATCGACCTGGACTGA
- the macS gene encoding MacS family sensor histidine kinase, whose translation MAERERVVRMSVELPLWRALTGYRVLTMIYAVLLAIFGKDNVGRERFERPWVAVAYLAFLCVWTLATLPKVRSAANCTKRFLGADLVVALTGILLTPLADVDSQSFDGPTLPSIWTAGAVLAFAVKGGWRWAAFASTFVAAANIIQRGEPSRDTYHNVLLVWVASIAIGYVVEVARASERTLARALEIEAATRERERLARDIHDSVLQVLAMVQRRGTAIGGEAADLGRMAGEQEVALRTLVSSGLVPPTRVSEDAADGAVVRTVEVDEEGPADGTPCDLRALLAPHAGSRTSFAEPGAPVLLPAAAARELAAAVSAALDNVRVHAGPDAQAWILVEDEPDEVIVTVRDDGPGIPEGRLAQAEGEGRLGVALSIRGRLRDLGGTAELISVPGQGCEVELKVPKAPKVSRGKAGTAR comes from the coding sequence ATGGCCGAGCGTGAGCGGGTCGTACGGATGTCGGTCGAGCTGCCGCTGTGGCGTGCGCTGACGGGCTACCGCGTCCTGACGATGATCTACGCGGTGCTGCTCGCGATCTTCGGCAAGGACAACGTGGGCCGGGAGAGGTTCGAGCGGCCCTGGGTCGCCGTCGCCTATCTGGCGTTCCTCTGCGTCTGGACGCTCGCCACCCTGCCCAAGGTCCGCTCGGCGGCGAACTGCACCAAACGCTTCCTCGGCGCCGACCTCGTCGTCGCGCTGACCGGCATCCTGCTCACCCCGCTCGCCGACGTCGACTCCCAGTCCTTCGACGGGCCGACGCTGCCGTCTATCTGGACGGCCGGCGCGGTCCTCGCCTTCGCCGTCAAGGGCGGCTGGCGGTGGGCGGCCTTCGCCTCCACGTTCGTCGCCGCCGCCAACATCATCCAGCGCGGCGAGCCCAGCCGGGACACGTACCACAACGTCCTGCTGGTCTGGGTCGCCTCCATCGCCATCGGATACGTGGTCGAGGTCGCCCGCGCCAGTGAGCGCACCCTCGCCCGCGCCCTGGAGATCGAGGCCGCGACCCGCGAACGCGAACGGCTCGCCCGCGACATCCACGACAGCGTGCTCCAGGTCCTCGCCATGGTCCAGCGCCGCGGCACCGCCATCGGCGGCGAGGCGGCCGACCTGGGCCGGATGGCCGGGGAGCAGGAGGTCGCCCTGCGCACCCTGGTCTCCAGCGGCCTGGTACCCCCCACCCGGGTCTCCGAGGACGCCGCCGATGGCGCCGTGGTCCGCACGGTCGAGGTCGACGAGGAGGGCCCCGCCGACGGGACGCCCTGCGACCTGCGCGCCCTGCTCGCCCCGCACGCCGGATCCCGTACGAGCTTCGCCGAGCCGGGCGCCCCGGTGCTGCTCCCCGCCGCCGCCGCCCGGGAGCTGGCCGCCGCCGTCAGCGCCGCCCTGGACAACGTCCGGGTGCACGCGGGCCCGGACGCCCAGGCGTGGATCCTGGTCGAGGACGAGCCGGACGAGGTGATCGTCACCGTCCGGGACGACGGCCCCGGCATCCCCGAGGGACGGCTCGCCCAGGCGGAGGGGGAGGGGCGGTTGGGGGTGGCGCTCTCCATCCGCGGCCGGCTGCGCGATCTGGGCGGCACGGCAGAGCTGATCTCGGTGCCCGGTCAGGGCTGTGAGGTCGAGTTGAAGGTTCCCAAAGCACCGAAGGTTTCCCGGGGGAAGGCAGGAACGGCCCGATGA
- a CDS encoding ArsA-related P-loop ATPase: MRTVLVTGPGGAGRTTVAAATALAAADRGSRTLLLSAEAIPGFPAGTGPTPVTDRLDHVRIDSGEHFRAELTELQNRASGVLDLLGAGRLDGEELTELPGSPQLALLHTLRRAAEGDLSGYETLVVDLPPLTEALALLALPEQLRRYLRRLLPAERQAARALRPVLAQLAGVPMPAQWLYEAAARKDEELAAVQALIEDGATTLRLVAEPGPAAEDALRTARTGLSLHGLTADLLVASRVLPRHSSDPWFAALAAQQEKCLDHWHQDVAPDLPVHEAAHLGRDPEGVDDLAALEIPAPGDRTPGRAGDPWWTEEEQDAEEAATFTWCLPLPGAAKEDLRLVRRGDELLLTVGPFHRIVRIASALRRCTVSGAALADGVLRVRFTPDPALWPRTS, encoded by the coding sequence GTGCGTACGGTCCTGGTCACCGGCCCCGGCGGCGCGGGCCGTACCACCGTCGCGGCGGCCACCGCACTGGCCGCCGCCGACCGCGGCAGCCGTACCCTGCTGCTCTCCGCCGAGGCCATACCGGGCTTCCCGGCCGGCACCGGACCCACCCCGGTCACCGACCGCCTCGACCACGTCCGCATCGACTCCGGCGAGCACTTCCGCGCCGAACTCACCGAGCTGCAGAACCGTGCCTCCGGCGTCCTCGACCTGCTCGGCGCGGGCCGGCTCGACGGCGAGGAGCTCACCGAACTCCCCGGCTCCCCGCAGCTCGCCCTGCTGCACACGCTGCGCCGCGCCGCCGAGGGCGACCTGTCCGGCTACGAGACCCTCGTCGTCGACCTCCCGCCGCTCACCGAGGCCCTGGCCCTGCTCGCCCTCCCCGAACAGCTGCGCCGCTACCTGCGCCGGCTGCTCCCCGCCGAACGCCAGGCCGCCCGCGCCCTGCGCCCCGTCCTCGCCCAGCTGGCCGGGGTCCCGATGCCCGCACAGTGGCTGTACGAGGCCGCCGCCCGCAAGGACGAGGAGCTGGCCGCCGTCCAGGCCCTCATCGAGGACGGGGCCACCACGCTCCGGCTGGTCGCCGAGCCGGGCCCGGCCGCCGAGGACGCCCTGCGCACCGCCCGGACCGGCCTCTCCCTGCACGGGCTGACCGCCGATCTGCTGGTCGCCTCCCGTGTGCTGCCCCGCCACTCCTCGGACCCCTGGTTCGCCGCGCTCGCCGCCCAGCAGGAGAAGTGCCTGGACCACTGGCACCAGGACGTCGCCCCGGACCTCCCCGTGCACGAGGCCGCCCACCTGGGCCGGGACCCCGAGGGCGTGGACGACCTGGCCGCGCTGGAGATCCCCGCACCCGGCGACCGGACGCCCGGCCGGGCCGGCGACCCCTGGTGGACCGAGGAGGAGCAGGACGCCGAGGAGGCCGCCACTTTCACCTGGTGCCTGCCGCTGCCCGGGGCCGCCAAGGAGGACCTGCGCCTGGTCCGCCGGGGCGACGAACTGCTCCTGACCGTCGGCCCCTTCCACCGGATCGTGCGGATCGCCTCCGCGCTGCGCCGCTGCACCGTCTCCGGCGCGGCCCTGGCCGACGGGGTGCTGCGGGTGCGGTTCACCCCGGACCCGGCCCTGTGGCCGCGTACCTCCTGA
- a CDS encoding ROK family glucokinase yields the protein MGLTIGVDIGGTKIAAGVVDEEGRILSTFKVATPPTAEGIVDAICAAVAGASEGHDVEAVGIGAAGYVDDKRATVLFAPNINWRHEPLKDKVEQRVGLPVVVENDANAAAWGEYRFGAGQGHDDVICITLGTGLGGGIIIGNKLRRGRFGVAAEFGHIRVVPDGLLCGCGSQGCWEQYASGRALVRYAKQRANATPENAAVLLGLGDGSVDGIEGKHISEAARQGDPVAIDSFRELARWAGAGLADLASLFDPSAFIVGGGVSDEGELVLDPIRKSFRRWLIGGEWRPHAQVLAAQLGGKAGLVGAADLARQG from the coding sequence ATGGGACTCACCATCGGCGTCGATATCGGCGGCACGAAGATCGCGGCTGGAGTGGTCGACGAAGAGGGCCGGATCCTCTCGACGTTCAAGGTGGCGACCCCGCCGACGGCCGAAGGCATCGTCGACGCGATCTGCGCGGCGGTCGCCGGGGCGAGCGAGGGCCACGACGTGGAGGCCGTCGGCATCGGCGCCGCCGGTTACGTCGACGACAAGCGCGCCACCGTCCTCTTCGCACCGAACATCAACTGGCGTCACGAGCCGCTCAAGGACAAGGTCGAGCAGCGCGTCGGCCTGCCCGTCGTCGTCGAGAACGACGCCAACGCCGCGGCCTGGGGCGAATACCGCTTCGGGGCCGGCCAGGGCCATGACGACGTCATCTGCATCACGCTCGGCACCGGCCTCGGCGGCGGCATCATCATCGGGAACAAGCTGCGCCGCGGACGCTTCGGCGTGGCCGCCGAGTTCGGCCACATCCGGGTCGTCCCGGACGGTCTGCTCTGCGGCTGCGGCAGCCAGGGCTGCTGGGAGCAGTACGCCTCCGGCCGCGCGCTCGTCCGGTACGCCAAGCAGCGCGCCAACGCCACCCCCGAGAACGCCGCCGTCCTGCTCGGCCTCGGCGACGGCTCGGTGGACGGCATCGAGGGCAAGCACATCAGCGAGGCCGCCCGCCAGGGCGACCCGGTGGCCATCGACTCGTTCCGCGAGCTGGCCCGCTGGGCCGGCGCCGGGCTGGCCGACCTCGCCTCGCTGTTCGACCCGTCCGCGTTCATCGTCGGCGGCGGCGTATCGGACGAGGGCGAGCTCGTCCTCGACCCGATCCGCAAGTCGTTCCGGCGCTGGCTGATCGGCGGCGAGTGGCGTCCGCACGCCCAGGTGCTGGCCGCCCAACTCGGCGGCAAGGCAGGGCTCGTGGGCGCGGCCGACCTGGCCCGCCAGGGCTAG
- a CDS encoding SRPBCC family protein — protein sequence MAEHTSSSITIEAAPADVMGVIADFARYPEWTGEVKEAEILSTDGQGRAEQVRLVLDAGAIKDDHVLAYTWTGENEVSWSLVKSQMLRSLDGTYALTPVAGGERTEVTYRLAVDVKIPLLGMIKRKAEKVIIDRALAGLKKRVESAPGA from the coding sequence ATGGCTGAACACACCAGCTCGAGCATCACGATCGAGGCGGCGCCGGCCGACGTCATGGGCGTGATCGCCGACTTCGCCCGCTACCCGGAGTGGACCGGCGAGGTCAAGGAGGCCGAGATCCTCTCCACCGACGGCCAGGGCCGCGCCGAGCAGGTCCGCCTCGTCCTGGACGCCGGAGCGATCAAGGACGACCACGTCCTCGCCTACACGTGGACCGGTGAGAACGAGGTCAGCTGGAGCCTCGTCAAGTCCCAGATGCTGCGTTCCCTGGACGGCACCTACGCCCTCACCCCGGTCGCCGGCGGCGAGCGCACCGAGGTCACCTACCGGCTCGCCGTCGACGTCAAGATCCCGCTGCTCGGCATGATCAAGCGCAAGGCCGAGAAGGTCATCATCGACCGCGCCCTCGCCGGTCTGAAGAAGCGCGTCGAGTCCGCCCCCGGGGCCTGA
- a CDS encoding 1-acyl-sn-glycerol-3-phosphate acyltransferase, giving the protein MIYGAMKFSIGGSLKLAFRPWVEGLENIPERGPAILASNHLSFSDSFFLPAVLDRKVTFIAKAEYFTSPGVKGKLTAAFFKGVGQLPVDRSGARGAGEAAIRAGIQVVESGGLFGIYPEGTRSPDGRLYRGKPGGLARVALATGAPVIPVAMIDTEKIQPPGQVMPKLMRPGIRIGKPLDFSRYQGMDGDRFILRSVTDEVMYEIMKLSGQEYVDIYATAAKRQIADEAKAKAEEAKRERKQAAAGNENGTERSGA; this is encoded by the coding sequence TTGATCTACGGCGCCATGAAGTTCTCCATCGGCGGGTCCCTGAAGCTCGCCTTCCGGCCGTGGGTGGAGGGCCTGGAGAACATCCCCGAGCGCGGGCCCGCGATCCTCGCCAGCAACCATCTCTCGTTCTCCGACTCGTTCTTCCTCCCGGCCGTGCTGGACCGCAAGGTCACGTTCATCGCCAAGGCCGAGTACTTCACCTCGCCCGGCGTGAAGGGCAAGCTCACCGCCGCCTTCTTCAAGGGCGTCGGCCAGCTCCCCGTAGACCGCTCCGGAGCCCGCGGCGCCGGTGAGGCGGCGATCAGGGCGGGCATCCAGGTCGTCGAGAGCGGCGGCCTCTTCGGCATCTACCCCGAAGGCACCCGCTCGCCCGACGGCCGCCTCTACCGCGGCAAGCCCGGCGGCCTCGCCCGGGTGGCGCTGGCCACCGGCGCCCCCGTCATCCCGGTGGCCATGATCGACACCGAGAAGATCCAGCCGCCCGGCCAGGTGATGCCCAAGCTCATGCGCCCCGGCATCAGGATCGGCAAACCGCTGGACTTCAGCCGCTACCAGGGCATGGACGGCGACCGCTTCATCCTGCGCTCGGTGACCGACGAGGTCATGTACGAGATCATGAAGCTCTCCGGCCAGGAGTACGTGGACATCTACGCCACCGCCGCCAAGCGCCAGATCGCCGACGAGGCGAAGGCCAAGGCCGAGGAGGCCAAGCGGGAGCGGAAGCAGGCCGCCGCGGGCAACGAGAACGGAACGGAACGGTCCGGCGCGTAG
- a CDS encoding metallophosphoesterase yields the protein MRGSEPDSRDPAARPTRIHVVSDVHGNTEALARAGDGADALICLGDLVLFLDYADHSRGIFPDLFGKENADRIVALRTARRYDEARAFGRELWAGRDRNTEILAAVRKQYAELFAAFPTPTYATYGNVDVPDLWPEYARPGTTVLDGERVEIGGRVFGFVGGGLKTPMNTPYEISDEEYAAKVEALGPVDVLCSHIPPEVPELTYDTVARRFERGSTALLEAIRATRPRYALFGHVHQPLVRRMRIGTTECVNVGHFASTGTPWALTW from the coding sequence ATGCGAGGCAGCGAACCGGACAGCCGGGACCCGGCCGCCAGGCCGACCCGGATTCACGTGGTCAGCGACGTGCACGGCAACACCGAGGCCCTGGCCCGTGCGGGGGACGGCGCCGACGCGCTGATCTGCCTCGGTGACCTGGTGCTCTTCCTCGATTACGCCGACCACTCGCGCGGCATCTTCCCCGACCTGTTCGGCAAGGAGAACGCCGACCGCATCGTCGCCCTGCGCACCGCCCGCCGCTACGACGAGGCCCGCGCCTTCGGCCGCGAACTGTGGGCCGGCCGCGACCGCAACACCGAGATCCTCGCCGCCGTACGCAAGCAGTACGCCGAACTCTTCGCGGCCTTCCCCACTCCGACGTACGCCACCTACGGCAACGTCGACGTCCCCGACCTCTGGCCCGAGTACGCCCGCCCCGGCACCACCGTGCTCGACGGCGAACGCGTCGAGATCGGCGGCCGGGTCTTCGGCTTCGTCGGCGGCGGGCTCAAGACCCCGATGAACACCCCGTACGAGATCAGCGACGAGGAGTACGCCGCCAAGGTCGAGGCGCTCGGCCCGGTCGACGTCCTCTGCTCGCACATCCCGCCCGAGGTCCCCGAGCTGACCTACGACACCGTCGCCCGCCGCTTCGAACGCGGCAGCACCGCCCTGCTGGAGGCGATCCGCGCCACCCGCCCCCGATACGCGCTTTTCGGCCATGTTCACCAGCCGTTGGTCCGCCGGATGCGCATCGGTACCACCGAGTGCGTCAACGTCGGCCACTTCGCGTCGACCGGAACGCCCTGGGCGCTGACCTGGTGA
- a CDS encoding carboxylesterase, protein MPVLPGAEPFRHEGGEVGVLLCHGFTGSPQSLRPWADYLAERGLTVSLPLLPGHGTRWEDMAATGWQDWYAEVDRELRVLAERCEQVFVFGLSMGGALSLRLAAKHGDTISGLVLVNPANKVHGLSAYALPVARHLVRTTKGVADDIALPGSHEVGYTKVPLHAAHSLRRFFRLVDGELPQVTQPVVLLHSPQDHVVPPADSARILSRISSTDVAEILLEQSYHVATLDHDAERIFDESYRFIGRLAPSVGMKGSTSGG, encoded by the coding sequence GTGCCTGTCCTCCCTGGAGCCGAGCCGTTCCGCCACGAGGGCGGAGAGGTCGGCGTCCTCCTCTGCCATGGCTTCACCGGATCCCCGCAGTCGCTGCGCCCCTGGGCCGACTATCTCGCCGAGCGCGGACTGACGGTCTCGCTGCCGCTGCTGCCGGGCCACGGCACCCGCTGGGAGGACATGGCGGCCACCGGCTGGCAGGACTGGTACGCCGAGGTGGACCGGGAGCTGCGGGTCCTCGCGGAGAGGTGCGAGCAGGTCTTCGTCTTCGGGCTCTCCATGGGCGGCGCGCTGTCCCTGCGGCTCGCGGCCAAGCACGGGGACACGATCAGCGGTCTGGTGCTGGTCAACCCGGCCAACAAGGTGCACGGCCTCTCGGCCTACGCGCTGCCGGTCGCCCGTCATCTGGTGCGGACGACGAAGGGCGTGGCCGACGACATCGCGCTGCCGGGCTCGCACGAGGTGGGGTACACCAAGGTGCCGCTGCACGCCGCGCACTCGCTGCGGAGGTTCTTCCGCCTGGTCGACGGGGAGCTGCCCCAGGTGACCCAGCCGGTGGTGCTCCTGCACAGCCCGCAGGACCATGTCGTACCGCCCGCCGACAGCGCGCGGATCCTCAGCCGGATCTCCTCCACGGATGTTGCGGAGATCCTGCTGGAACAGAGCTACCACGTGGCGACGTTGGACCATGATGCGGAGCGGATCTTCGATGAGAGCTACCGGTTCATCGGCCGTCTCGCACCGAGCGTCGGGATGAAGGGGAGCACGTCCGGTGGCTGA
- a CDS encoding response regulator transcription factor encodes MSTQNTPQDEQGAADRPIRVMVVDDHPMWRDAVARDLTESGFDVVATAGDGAQAVRRAKAVNPDVLVLDLNLPGMPGVQVCKELVGSHPGLRVLVLSASGEHADVLEAVKSGATGYLLKSASTQELTDAVRSTAAGDPVFTPGLAGLVLGEYRRLASDPAPVASDEPKAPQLTDRETEVLRLVAKGLSYKQIAERLVISHRTVQNHVQNTLGKLQLHNRVELVRYAIERGLDDV; translated from the coding sequence ATGAGCACGCAGAACACACCACAGGACGAGCAGGGGGCGGCGGACCGGCCCATCAGGGTCATGGTCGTCGACGACCACCCCATGTGGCGCGACGCGGTCGCCCGCGACCTGACCGAGTCCGGCTTCGACGTCGTCGCGACCGCCGGGGACGGCGCGCAGGCGGTGCGGCGGGCCAAGGCGGTGAACCCGGACGTCCTGGTCCTCGATCTGAACCTCCCCGGCATGCCCGGCGTCCAGGTCTGCAAGGAGCTCGTCGGCTCCCACCCCGGCCTGCGGGTCCTGGTCCTCTCCGCGAGCGGCGAGCACGCCGACGTCCTGGAGGCGGTGAAGTCCGGGGCCACCGGCTATCTGCTGAAGTCCGCCTCCACCCAGGAGCTGACCGACGCCGTCCGCTCCACCGCGGCCGGGGACCCGGTCTTCACCCCGGGCCTGGCGGGCCTGGTCCTCGGCGAGTACCGCCGGCTCGCCTCCGACCCCGCACCCGTGGCGTCCGACGAGCCCAAGGCCCCGCAGCTCACCGACCGGGAGACCGAGGTGCTGCGGCTGGTCGCCAAGGGACTCTCGTACAAACAGATCGCCGAACGGCTGGTGATCTCCCACCGCACGGTCCAGAACCATGTGCAGAACACCCTCGGCAAGCTCCAGCTGCACAATCGGGTGGAGCTCGTGCGGTACGCCATCGAGCGCGGCCTCGA